In a single window of the Olivibacter sp. SDN3 genome:
- a CDS encoding glycosyltransferase family 4 protein, with translation MSKDSRGSLRALHINSYFLSNNIHYNFYKRIKAIKDDQFLIPVYKHFKGAETHGIAIDYVFDQLDSKIFFTKAIKIIYLAFKKKLLKDYEYIHAHTLFSDGFGAYLLSILLKKKLVISVRDTDVRLFLPKSKLFVWIGRKILKRAGAVFCISPSIKNTLTTFYPNISGNKLFMLPNGLDGYWLDHPPNIARAPLKSKEVINLLFVGQIIPRKNLAILLSFITSYNDKQYVLQVVGKNTDSFNFEAFNKGLQNNNKVVYLGELSSKEELRQIYLNNDIFVLLSHAETFGVVYIEALSQGLPIIYTKNQGIDGFFPSGEVGYSCSEDDVHELKERLDLVIARSSQLSERSQAAAKLFAWEDIIKNYLEVIDRL, from the coding sequence ATGAGTAAAGACAGTAGAGGAAGTTTACGCGCACTTCATATCAATAGTTATTTTCTTTCCAATAATATACACTATAACTTTTACAAAAGAATAAAGGCGATAAAAGACGATCAGTTCTTAATCCCCGTCTACAAACATTTCAAAGGTGCCGAAACACACGGCATTGCTATTGATTACGTTTTTGATCAGCTTGACAGCAAAATTTTTTTTACTAAGGCGATAAAAATCATTTACCTGGCCTTCAAAAAAAAGCTATTAAAAGATTACGAGTATATTCATGCCCATACGTTATTCAGCGACGGTTTTGGTGCTTACCTATTGTCTATACTATTAAAGAAAAAATTGGTAATTTCCGTACGGGATACCGATGTAAGGTTGTTTTTACCTAAGAGCAAACTATTTGTATGGATTGGTCGTAAAATTTTGAAGCGGGCCGGTGCAGTATTCTGCATTTCTCCATCGATAAAAAACACATTGACCACCTTTTATCCCAATATTTCCGGTAATAAGTTATTTATGCTTCCGAACGGTTTGGATGGTTATTGGCTCGATCACCCACCAAACATAGCCAGGGCTCCTTTGAAGTCCAAAGAGGTTATAAATTTATTGTTTGTCGGACAGATTATTCCAAGGAAAAATCTAGCGATACTATTGTCTTTTATTACGAGTTATAACGATAAGCAATATGTGCTTCAGGTTGTAGGAAAAAACACCGATTCGTTTAATTTTGAGGCATTTAATAAGGGTTTACAAAACAATAACAAGGTTGTTTACCTCGGAGAACTGTCGTCTAAAGAAGAGTTGCGCCAAATATACTTAAATAATGATATTTTTGTCTTGCTTTCGCATGCAGAAACCTTTGGGGTTGTATATATAGAGGCGCTTTCGCAGGGCCTCCCTATCATTTATACAAAAAATCAAGGTATAGATGGTTTCTTCCCCAGCGGTGAAGTTGGCTATTCCTGTTCGGAGGACGATGTGCATGAGCTTAAGGAGCGGTTAGATTTGGTCATTGCACGATCGTCACAGCTGTCTGAGCGCAGCCAAGCGGCAGCTAAGCTATTTGCATGGGAAGACATTATTAAAAACTATCTCGAGGTGATCGACCGCTTATAG
- a CDS encoding glycosyltransferase family 4 protein, giving the protein MKIVIAISHSFCANFIRGQARYLKNRGCEVVIVSAPGPEVSAVADEEGARLVEIPFSREISLASDSKSLVAVIKFLRKEKPSIINAGNPKTGFLFMLAKLIFPAIPMIFTLRGLRSDTLSGLKKRVVTFTEWLSCYLADRVIVISPSLKTHAVQRKILNESKAIVLGKGSSNGVDVTKYALNDENQQSGIALRERLGVVNTFVIGYVGRITKDKGIEEVYEAFRICRSKHENIKLILTGPVENDDPLDEQLMTVMKDDRDVLFLGKTQDVTSVYAAYDLLVLYSYREGFGNVALEASSMQRPVIVSDIPGGRDTTEHMKSGIIVKPRDPEALAKALNIYIENPSLAIQHGAYGARRARDSFASEVIWDGQFKLYRQLIKR; this is encoded by the coding sequence ATGAAAATTGTTATTGCCATATCTCATTCGTTTTGCGCTAATTTTATCAGGGGGCAGGCCAGATACTTAAAAAACAGGGGCTGTGAGGTTGTTATCGTGTCGGCGCCGGGGCCGGAAGTGTCGGCCGTAGCTGATGAAGAAGGTGCGAGGCTGGTGGAGATACCCTTCAGTAGAGAAATTTCATTAGCTAGCGATAGTAAAAGTCTTGTGGCGGTTATCAAGTTTTTGCGAAAAGAAAAGCCATCCATTATTAATGCAGGAAATCCGAAGACCGGATTTCTCTTTATGCTAGCCAAGCTAATTTTCCCTGCTATCCCTATGATTTTTACATTAAGGGGATTACGGTCAGACACCCTTTCAGGCTTGAAAAAAAGAGTGGTTACTTTCACTGAGTGGTTGTCCTGCTATTTAGCAGATAGGGTAATTGTTATCAGTCCTTCGTTAAAAACACACGCCGTTCAGCGAAAAATTTTAAATGAGAGCAAAGCGATTGTGCTAGGTAAAGGGAGCAGTAACGGTGTTGATGTGACGAAATATGCGCTTAATGATGAAAATCAACAATCAGGTATTGCGTTACGCGAGCGCCTAGGAGTGGTTAACACTTTCGTTATCGGTTATGTAGGTCGTATTACAAAAGATAAGGGAATCGAGGAGGTATATGAAGCGTTCAGAATTTGTCGGTCAAAACACGAGAACATCAAGTTAATATTGACAGGTCCAGTTGAAAATGATGATCCGCTCGATGAGCAATTGATGACGGTGATGAAGGACGATCGTGATGTACTTTTTTTAGGTAAGACACAAGATGTTACGTCAGTATATGCCGCCTATGATCTGTTGGTTTTATATTCCTATCGTGAAGGTTTTGGCAATGTTGCTTTGGAAGCTTCCAGTATGCAAAGGCCGGTTATCGTCTCCGATATTCCGGGCGGCCGAGATACCACCGAGCATATGAAATCAGGTATTATCGTTAAACCGAGAGATCCAGAGGCTTTGGCCAAGGCGCTTAACATTTACATTGAAAATCCTTCACTTGCCATTCAGCACGGTGCATACGGCGCGCGGCGGGCTAGAGATTCGTTTGCTTCAGAAGTTATTTGGGATGGTCAATTCAAACTATATAGGCAATTAATAAAGAGATGA
- a CDS encoding NAD-dependent epimerase/dehydratase family protein encodes MIHTLLTGYTGFVGKNLITYFNDDQVVSVSNLNLRDVLPPQLPKASALIHLAGKAHDLKNASDAEVYFKVNTELTKALFDRFLISDVRDFIYFSSVKAVADTVHGVLEEDVVPSPITP; translated from the coding sequence ATGATACATACGCTATTAACCGGTTATACAGGCTTTGTGGGTAAAAACTTGATTACTTATTTCAACGATGATCAAGTGGTTTCGGTGAGCAATCTGAACCTGCGTGATGTATTACCACCGCAGTTGCCTAAGGCTTCTGCGCTAATTCATTTGGCCGGCAAGGCGCACGACCTTAAAAATGCCAGCGATGCAGAAGTCTATTTTAAGGTCAACACAGAACTTACTAAAGCGCTGTTTGATCGGTTTTTGATCAGTGATGTGCGTGATTTTATTTATTTCAGCAGTGTAAAGGCAGTGGCAGATACTGTTCATGGAGTGCTGGAGGAAGACGTGGTTCCATCGCCCATTACCCCTTAG
- a CDS encoding glycosyltransferase family 4 protein: MIYLAIFALLLFAILVYFRVAHRYNIIDKPNHRSSHTAITIRGGGILFYFGALIYFIWSGFQYPYFFCGLTLMALISFLDDMYTLSNKLRIIIHLIAVFLLFFEVGLFSLPLWVIPLALVVTIGIVNAYNFMDGINGITTIYSFAVLWLLWLVNRELAFIDERLLYCTGIANAVFAFFNYRQRAKCFAGDVGSVSMAFLLVFMLAMLIKTSGNFVYLLFLTVYGVDTGWTILQRIRKKENIFEAHRSHLYQYLANEAGINKLVVAASYGLLQLSIGLMVVYITNYGITVQIISSVIILLLMSFIYLYIKNNIEKKLL; encoded by the coding sequence ATGATATATCTCGCTATTTTTGCGCTGCTATTGTTCGCTATACTTGTTTATTTCCGTGTCGCTCATCGTTATAATATTATTGACAAGCCCAACCATCGCAGCTCACATACCGCCATTACGATCAGAGGAGGTGGTATTCTTTTTTATTTTGGAGCTTTGATCTACTTTATCTGGTCGGGCTTTCAGTATCCTTATTTTTTTTGCGGACTTACACTAATGGCCTTGATTAGTTTTCTCGACGATATGTATACGTTATCAAATAAACTCCGTATAATTATTCATCTGATAGCGGTTTTTTTGCTTTTTTTCGAAGTAGGCCTGTTCTCCCTTCCGCTATGGGTTATACCTCTTGCATTGGTCGTAACCATTGGCATCGTCAATGCCTATAACTTCATGGATGGGATCAATGGAATTACCACCATTTACAGCTTCGCCGTACTATGGTTATTGTGGTTGGTTAACAGGGAGTTAGCTTTCATAGATGAGCGTTTACTCTATTGTACGGGCATTGCTAATGCGGTGTTTGCATTTTTCAATTACCGGCAACGGGCTAAATGTTTTGCTGGCGATGTGGGAAGCGTTAGTATGGCCTTTTTGTTGGTATTCATGCTGGCGATGCTTATAAAAACCAGTGGAAACTTTGTTTATTTACTCTTTTTAACCGTTTATGGTGTCGATACCGGGTGGACTATCCTACAGCGAATTCGGAAAAAGGAAAACATATTTGAGGCGCATAGATCCCATTTATACCAATATTTGGCCAATGAGGCAGGTATTAATAAACTTGTGGTCGCTGCAAGCTATGGTTTATTACAGCTGTCTATAGGTCTGATGGTTGTTTATATCACTAATTATGGTATAACTGTACAAATTATTTCATCTGTAATAATCTTGTTGTTAATGAGTTTTATTTATTTATATATTAAAAATAATATTGAAAAGAAACTTTTATAA
- a CDS encoding nucleoside-diphosphate sugar epimerase/dehydratase, whose translation MRKILLDNRVLPRWIIFLIDLVLASWSFVLAYFISENFEFPHILRGHFFVYTNLYVVLCIPVFFLFKVHTGLIRYSNMRDMLRIFSAILTATLLYSVVIKGIVEPYFNFYSLKVREVLLVNFFVGSSLLIFLRIAAKSTYQYFHDKLSKKDKTHVLIYGSDDRAVLVKQALERSATSKFVIVGFIDTDRSKLNSLVEQKKVYHFKDLPRLKATRNIDKLLLMNDRLGERDKQVVIDRCLRLDIQVVTAPTPDKWLSGTIGESQIKNLRIEDLLQRKPIEIDNARVKADLFNKRVLVTGAAGSIGSEIVRQVLSYRPKVLILCDNAESPLHEMQLEVEETYPEIHCEIVISDVRNPIRMERLFRQLRPQVVYHAAAYKHVPLMENNPCEAISTNVKGTRIVADLAVKYGAERFVMISTDKAVNPTNVMGTTKRIAEIYTQSLNNAPFNKKTRFITTRFGNVLGSNGSVIPRFRSQIEKGGPITVTHPEITRYFMTIPEAVQLVLEAGTMGNGGEIFVFDMGKPVKIVNLARKMIKLAGIQPGMIDIVYTGLRPGEKLYEELLNSEELTLPTHHEKISIAQVINHDYVDATVAIDKLLAFGSEGDNVAVVKQMKTIVPEFVSKNSPYEALDAESEMI comes from the coding sequence ATGAGAAAAATTTTGTTGGATAATAGGGTACTTCCTCGTTGGATAATCTTTCTTATTGATTTAGTACTTGCCAGTTGGTCTTTTGTATTAGCATACTTTATTTCGGAAAATTTCGAGTTTCCACATATATTGCGTGGACACTTTTTTGTTTACACCAATTTATATGTGGTACTCTGTATACCTGTTTTCTTTCTATTTAAAGTACACACAGGTTTAATCCGTTATTCCAATATGCGCGATATGTTGCGTATATTCTCTGCGATCTTAACAGCTACTTTACTCTACTCTGTGGTGATCAAAGGTATTGTGGAACCCTATTTTAATTTTTATAGCCTCAAAGTACGCGAGGTCCTGCTGGTAAATTTCTTTGTAGGCTCATCGTTGCTTATCTTTTTACGTATCGCAGCAAAGAGCACTTACCAGTATTTTCACGATAAACTTTCCAAGAAAGATAAAACGCATGTATTAATCTACGGTTCGGATGATCGTGCCGTACTGGTGAAGCAGGCTTTGGAGCGGAGCGCCACTTCAAAATTTGTTATTGTAGGTTTTATTGATACCGATCGGTCTAAGCTCAACAGTTTGGTAGAGCAGAAGAAAGTCTATCACTTTAAAGATCTACCACGCCTAAAGGCCACGCGTAATATCGATAAGCTACTGTTAATGAACGATCGCCTGGGCGAGCGCGATAAACAAGTGGTGATCGATCGCTGTTTACGCCTAGATATTCAAGTAGTAACAGCGCCCACGCCAGATAAGTGGCTCTCAGGTACCATCGGCGAGTCGCAGATCAAAAATTTACGTATTGAAGATCTGTTGCAGCGCAAGCCTATCGAGATTGATAATGCCCGCGTTAAGGCAGATTTGTTCAATAAAAGGGTATTGGTAACGGGCGCTGCCGGATCTATCGGTTCCGAAATTGTAAGGCAAGTGCTGAGCTACCGCCCGAAGGTATTGATTTTATGCGATAATGCAGAGTCGCCATTGCACGAGATGCAGTTAGAGGTAGAAGAGACGTATCCTGAAATACATTGTGAAATTGTTATTTCTGATGTGCGTAACCCCATCCGTATGGAAAGGCTGTTCCGTCAACTCCGTCCGCAGGTGGTGTACCATGCTGCCGCGTATAAGCATGTGCCTTTGATGGAGAATAACCCCTGTGAAGCCATCAGCACCAACGTTAAAGGTACACGTATTGTGGCCGATCTGGCCGTGAAATATGGTGCCGAACGTTTCGTGATGATCTCCACAGATAAGGCCGTGAACCCTACCAATGTGATGGGTACAACTAAACGCATCGCCGAAATCTATACGCAAAGCCTTAACAACGCGCCTTTTAATAAGAAAACCCGTTTCATTACTACCCGTTTCGGTAATGTGCTGGGCTCCAATGGTTCCGTCATCCCTCGATTCAGGTCACAGATTGAAAAGGGAGGGCCTATTACCGTAACCCATCCAGAGATTACCCGTTACTTCATGACCATTCCAGAAGCTGTGCAGTTGGTGTTGGAGGCCGGTACCATGGGTAATGGCGGTGAGATCTTCGTATTTGATATGGGTAAACCTGTAAAGATTGTGAACCTTGCCCGTAAGATGATTAAATTGGCGGGTATACAACCGGGCATGATCGATATCGTGTATACCGGATTGCGCCCGGGAGAAAAACTATACGAGGAGCTCTTGAACTCCGAAGAGCTTACGTTACCTACTCACCACGAGAAAATAAGTATTGCACAGGTCATCAACCATGATTATGTTGATGCCACGGTGGCTATCGATAAGCTGCTGGCGTTCGGAAGCGAAGGCGATAATGTGGCGGTAGTGAAACAGATGAAAACCATCGTTCCAGAGTTTGTGAGTAAAAATTCTCCATACGAAGCCTTAGACGCAGAAAGCGAAATGATTTAA
- a CDS encoding tyrosine-protein phosphatase, whose translation MLSIFKSTPVVFPIAELLQTDMHSHILPGIDDGAQDEDASLQLIRGLIALGFQRFIATPHIMSDHYPNTPQTIEASASRLKEALANANMDIEIAYAAEYMLDEAFEEKIHQEPLLKIGEDYVLVETMFMAEPSNFSSILFDLQTLNYQPVVAHPERYHYVFHNIHRAERMKDRGALLQINALSLLGYYGKHEKHTAIQLLEAGLVDFIGTDIHHEKHLKFFNHFSLDRKVIKLLENTPFKNQNVR comes from the coding sequence ATGCTATCCATCTTTAAATCAACCCCCGTAGTTTTTCCAATTGCTGAGTTGCTTCAAACAGATATGCATTCCCATATCCTACCCGGTATAGACGATGGTGCACAAGATGAAGATGCATCCCTGCAATTAATTCGAGGCTTGATAGCATTAGGGTTTCAACGTTTTATCGCTACACCACATATTATGAGCGATCATTATCCCAACACCCCGCAAACCATTGAAGCTTCGGCTTCCCGCTTAAAAGAAGCTTTGGCAAATGCCAATATGGATATAGAAATAGCTTATGCCGCGGAATATATGCTCGATGAAGCATTTGAAGAAAAAATACATCAGGAACCGCTTTTGAAGATAGGGGAGGACTACGTGCTGGTTGAGACGATGTTTATGGCAGAGCCTTCCAATTTCAGTTCCATTTTGTTTGACCTACAGACCTTAAACTATCAGCCAGTTGTGGCGCACCCCGAGCGTTATCATTACGTGTTTCATAATATCCACCGGGCAGAACGTATGAAAGATAGGGGCGCACTTTTGCAGATCAACGCCCTATCGTTGCTCGGCTATTATGGCAAACATGAAAAACATACTGCCATACAGCTTTTGGAAGCGGGTTTGGTAGATTTTATCGGTACAGACATCCATCATGAGAAACACCTCAAATTTTTCAATCACTTTTCTTTAGATCGTAAAGTAATCAAGCTTCTTGAAAATACGCCATTTAAAAATCAGAATGTTCGTTAA
- a CDS encoding capsule assembly Wzi family protein produces the protein MVQKFTVLVLVIFGNIVHLSGQTLPVGTTGLEDYYRREQLLGRLDSTLSFNVRPLSQEVLQQHNIFDPTAQQATSNSILWEEEGRGRVQLLPVTWQNQVTSSYPYGWNDGPMVPTTGYQTMFSAGIYASYKFLSVQLRPEVVYAQNSDYLGFRSDDGGTRIRYAQILNRIDMPPYFGEGSYSKAFLGQSSVRLNFHPISIGVSTENIWWGPGRRNALLMSNTAPGFPHITLNTTKPIRTPIGSIEGQFVTGYTRSSGIDPTLRLEEDYTNLYRPKDGIDRRYFQGVVLSYQPKWLPGLSLGLNRSVIINRNNMADGFRGYFPLFNGLSKSSSLDPETGEVAANQRRDDEYFSIFGRWVIPDAQLEVYGEYGRNDASWDFRDLLVQLEHSRAYMIGFRKLVDLHKPEGDLLQVGMEFTQLEAPKTATLRESLTWYTHSLVRNGYTHQGQILGAGVGPGNNVQSLDVSWIRGIKQLGVEFERLVHNNDFFYQSYGAAYVETFRDPRRNWVDLSIALHGVWDYKNFIFSSKLHFMKAFNYQYAIEENNDPMLYWNYRAQDKGNVQFQLGASYRF, from the coding sequence ATGGTCCAGAAATTTACTGTCTTAGTCCTAGTAATTTTCGGCAACATCGTCCATCTTTCTGGACAAACCTTGCCCGTTGGTACAACCGGTCTAGAAGATTACTATCGAAGGGAGCAGTTATTGGGTCGTTTAGACTCTACCCTTTCTTTCAATGTAAGACCACTAAGTCAAGAAGTTCTTCAGCAGCACAATATTTTTGATCCTACCGCTCAGCAGGCTACTAGTAACAGCATCCTCTGGGAGGAGGAAGGTAGAGGGCGTGTGCAGCTATTACCTGTAACGTGGCAAAATCAGGTTACCAGTAGTTATCCTTACGGGTGGAATGACGGTCCAATGGTGCCCACGACCGGTTATCAGACGATGTTCAGTGCCGGTATTTATGCCTCCTACAAGTTTCTGAGTGTGCAGCTGCGGCCGGAGGTGGTTTATGCCCAGAACAGTGATTATTTAGGTTTCCGATCGGATGATGGAGGTACGCGAATACGGTATGCTCAAATTCTCAATCGTATTGATATGCCTCCTTATTTTGGCGAAGGCTCCTATAGCAAAGCATTTTTAGGACAGAGTAGTGTACGCTTAAACTTTCATCCCATCAGTATCGGTGTGTCTACGGAGAATATTTGGTGGGGCCCGGGACGTCGCAACGCCCTGCTCATGAGTAATACTGCTCCCGGTTTTCCGCATATCACCCTAAATACCACAAAACCGATCCGAACACCCATTGGTTCTATTGAAGGGCAGTTTGTTACGGGATACACTCGGTCGTCTGGCATTGATCCTACCTTGCGCTTGGAAGAGGATTATACCAACCTCTATCGACCTAAAGACGGTATTGATCGCCGTTATTTTCAAGGCGTGGTACTCAGTTATCAACCCAAATGGTTACCCGGTTTGAGTCTCGGTCTGAACCGAAGCGTTATCATTAATAGAAACAATATGGCAGATGGTTTTCGAGGCTATTTTCCTTTGTTTAATGGTCTTAGCAAATCCTCTTCACTGGATCCAGAAACTGGAGAGGTGGCAGCTAATCAACGGCGAGATGATGAATATTTCTCAATTTTCGGTCGCTGGGTCATCCCTGACGCTCAGCTTGAAGTGTACGGGGAGTATGGACGTAATGATGCTTCCTGGGATTTTCGAGATCTATTGGTACAATTGGAACATTCACGGGCTTACATGATTGGTTTTCGTAAATTGGTGGATTTGCACAAGCCAGAAGGAGATCTGCTACAAGTGGGGATGGAGTTTACGCAGCTGGAGGCACCCAAAACGGCGACGTTACGTGAAAGTCTTACTTGGTACACGCATTCCCTTGTACGCAACGGTTACACACACCAGGGACAGATTTTAGGTGCCGGCGTAGGCCCTGGCAATAATGTGCAGTCCTTGGATGTCAGTTGGATACGGGGGATTAAGCAACTAGGGGTGGAGTTTGAGCGATTGGTGCATAACAATGATTTTTTTTACCAATCTTATGGTGCCGCCTATGTTGAAACGTTCCGGGATCCGCGGCGAAATTGGGTAGATCTCAGTATAGCACTGCATGGCGTGTGGGATTATAAGAACTTTATCTTCAGTAGCAAGCTTCATTTTATGAAAGCCTTTAACTACCAATATGCCATAGAAGAGAATAATGATCCGATGTTGTACTGGAACTATAGAGCGCAAGATAAGGGTAACGTACAGTTTCAGCTTGGGGCTAGTTATCGATTTTAA
- a CDS encoding capsule assembly Wzi family protein has product MNAIRYNICLLVAALSFSVVYQLRAQVLPVGLPAYEEWYRREQLLGRVDSTVSFAIRPLSSNVLMRQRIYQTDDSLAYSDRSTQPIFNGQGVLQLMPVVLEGQYTSAYPYGWNDGPMVPTRGFQTLFSAGLYASYKFISVQFRPEFVAAQNRAYMGFDGKTDLSWEAWYNQGNNIDMPEQFGDGAYTRAFLGQSAVRLNFDPVSVGLSTENIWWGPGRRNSLLMSNTAPGFLHATVNTTRPVRTGIGSFEGQLIAGQLKGSGFTPTPLGNPNHYDEYYNPKRDDWRYLSGIVLSYQPKWLPGLSLGLTRSFVRYHNDGGNSLNNLLPLLGSGSAWKNQGDPDRPVNGEAEKMRDQYGSFFGRWVFPKGKAEIYAEYGRTDPPWNSRDRVVQLEHSRAYVIGFTKLVPLKSAEHEDLLQFNLEFTQLERSRTSQVRRSPSWYVDENVRHGYTHRGQILGAGIGPGSNLQSGSISWVRGVKQLGLQLERLVHNNDFYYDASRDIRRNWVDIGGALYGVWDYRQLIFTGSLQYMRALNYQWELEGGHGSGADFWDIDPQDKNNVQFRVAVMYRF; this is encoded by the coding sequence ATGAATGCAATTCGTTACAACATATGTTTATTGGTAGCTGCGTTATCCTTTTCCGTGGTATACCAGCTCCGTGCGCAGGTATTACCTGTGGGTTTGCCTGCCTATGAAGAATGGTACCGTCGCGAACAATTATTGGGCAGGGTAGATTCTACCGTTTCTTTTGCTATCCGGCCATTAAGCAGTAATGTGTTGATGAGGCAGCGCATCTATCAGACGGATGATTCGCTTGCCTATAGCGATCGGAGCACGCAGCCTATTTTTAACGGTCAAGGTGTATTGCAGTTAATGCCTGTAGTATTGGAGGGACAATATACCAGTGCCTATCCCTATGGTTGGAACGATGGTCCGATGGTACCTACGCGAGGCTTTCAAACGCTATTCAGTGCAGGTCTATACGCCTCCTATAAGTTTATCAGCGTGCAGTTTCGGCCAGAGTTTGTGGCGGCACAGAACCGTGCTTACATGGGCTTTGATGGAAAAACAGACCTTTCCTGGGAAGCGTGGTATAATCAGGGCAATAACATTGATATGCCTGAGCAATTTGGTGATGGTGCTTATACAAGAGCTTTTTTAGGTCAAAGTGCCGTGCGTTTGAATTTTGATCCCGTATCTGTAGGGCTCTCTACCGAAAATATCTGGTGGGGCCCTGGCCGGCGTAATTCCCTGCTCATGAGTAACACCGCACCTGGTTTTCTACATGCAACGGTGAATACCACCCGTCCGGTACGTACCGGTATTGGTTCATTTGAGGGACAACTCATTGCCGGTCAATTGAAGGGATCCGGATTTACTCCTACCCCTTTGGGCAATCCAAACCACTACGATGAATACTATAACCCTAAACGTGACGATTGGCGTTACCTTTCGGGTATCGTCTTGTCATATCAGCCCAAATGGTTGCCCGGATTATCTTTAGGACTTACACGGAGTTTTGTGCGTTATCATAATGATGGCGGTAATTCCCTGAATAACCTCCTGCCTTTGCTAGGGTCGGGCTCGGCTTGGAAAAACCAGGGTGACCCCGATCGGCCGGTTAATGGGGAAGCTGAAAAAATGCGCGATCAGTATGGTTCTTTTTTTGGACGATGGGTATTTCCGAAGGGAAAAGCTGAGATCTATGCGGAGTACGGACGTACCGATCCACCTTGGAACAGTCGCGACCGGGTGGTGCAGTTGGAACATTCTAGGGCCTATGTGATCGGTTTTACTAAGTTAGTACCTTTAAAAAGCGCAGAGCATGAAGATTTGTTGCAGTTTAACTTAGAATTTACACAGCTGGAGCGTTCACGTACCAGCCAAGTACGACGTAGCCCGTCATGGTATGTTGATGAAAACGTACGTCATGGTTATACTCATCGGGGGCAGATTTTAGGCGCCGGTATTGGGCCGGGCAGCAATTTGCAATCAGGCAGTATCAGTTGGGTAAGGGGTGTCAAACAGCTAGGACTGCAGCTGGAGCGTTTGGTACACAACAATGATTTTTATTACGATGCCAGCAGAGATATTCGTCGCAACTGGGTAGATATCGGTGGAGCATTGTATGGCGTGTGGGATTATCGGCAGTTGATATTTACGGGCAGTTTACAGTACATGCGCGCGCTTAATTACCAGTGGGAGTTAGAAGGCGGGCATGGGAGCGGTGCCGATTTTTGGGATATCGACCCACAGGATAAGAACAATGTGCAATTCCGTGTAGCGGTAATGTACCGGTTTTAG
- a CDS encoding exopolysaccharide biosynthesis polyprenyl glycosylphosphotransferase produces MQLRNTVTYGVFWRRLMRINLTKASVFAKKKLRKRAIIIGDGSTGKNLLNFLRQHKQYGYDVVKYINGAVIAKANGRAAKKINSIAIGNGAIGYIDEVFVAQSDRNSYNLHEIISLLRKYAVRLRVVGKQEMTGQSFQSMTMLGEFPLLSVRNEPLENPDNLFVKRWFDVAFSVTVLLLICSWLFPLIAILVKINSRGPVFFKQERWGKRNRRFTCLKFRSMSLASCMEDQNGNFRQVSKGDKRVTAVGRLLRRTNLDELPQFINVLAGDMSVVGPRPHASIMNLESLHTIDAYLVRHQAKPGITGWAQVNGFRGESRDVDQLRARVKYDVWYIEHWSFLLDLKIIALTVVKMFTGDKKAY; encoded by the coding sequence ATTCAACTCAGAAATACAGTCACTTATGGCGTTTTTTGGAGGCGGCTTATGAGAATAAACCTTACAAAAGCAAGTGTATTTGCGAAAAAGAAGCTCCGCAAGCGAGCGATCATTATTGGCGATGGGTCAACGGGCAAGAATTTGTTGAACTTTTTGAGGCAGCACAAGCAATACGGTTATGATGTGGTCAAATACATCAATGGAGCCGTCATAGCCAAGGCTAATGGGCGTGCGGCAAAAAAGATTAACAGCATTGCTATTGGCAATGGGGCCATTGGTTATATCGATGAAGTTTTCGTTGCCCAAAGTGATCGTAACAGTTACAACTTACACGAGATTATTAGCTTACTGCGAAAATACGCGGTACGTTTAAGGGTGGTGGGCAAGCAGGAGATGACTGGTCAATCTTTCCAAAGTATGACCATGTTGGGTGAGTTCCCACTGTTGAGTGTGCGTAACGAACCCTTGGAAAATCCCGACAATCTTTTCGTGAAGCGCTGGTTTGATGTGGCTTTTAGCGTAACTGTGCTGCTGTTGATCTGTTCATGGCTATTTCCGCTCATCGCCATTCTCGTTAAAATTAACTCCAGGGGCCCCGTGTTTTTCAAGCAAGAGCGTTGGGGCAAGCGTAACCGCCGTTTTACCTGTTTAAAATTTCGTTCAATGTCTTTAGCGTCTTGCATGGAAGATCAGAACGGAAATTTCCGGCAGGTTAGTAAGGGCGACAAGCGTGTAACCGCTGTGGGACGCTTACTGCGTAGGACCAATTTGGATGAGTTGCCGCAGTTTATCAATGTATTGGCCGGTGATATGAGTGTGGTAGGGCCAAGGCCACATGCTTCTATCATGAACCTAGAATCGCTTCACACCATTGACGCCTATTTGGTAAGACATCAGGCCAAACCCGGTATTACAGGTTGGGCACAGGTTAATGGATTTAGGGGAGAGTCTCGTGATGTAGATCAGCTGAGAGCGCGCGTAAAGTATGATGTCTGGTATATTGAACATTGGTCTTTCCTGCTTGATCTCAAAATCATTGCATTAACCGTTGTAAAGATGTTTACCGGAGATAAGAAAGCTTATTAG